A genomic region of Alnus glutinosa chromosome 11, dhAlnGlut1.1, whole genome shotgun sequence contains the following coding sequences:
- the LOC133881313 gene encoding uncharacterized protein LOC133881313 produces the protein MTIMDPHKAWEIPVGKRVVMDYNPGWQPVGFSANKFRRQTGKLIRSGNYVHLRDDWAHVDFYIPPNYDLQKVKRDAFRDIGLKLKNWRHSTKVKLGIQRGDTPEMVRARVGARRLSNYRPEDVDALLNKWCDEEYQEYADHMKQLRALQNTPHCTGTKNYARLSHEETVKDGTPPTRAQAYIKTHTKKDGSYPNDIVKERCERMVMLMPTDSAESSSVTQGMVRWRHDDAYAQELGNKPEYAGRVRQVGPNIWPVRGSIRSYHTPSQPHSQNQGHAVFLQEMFVSEMESALEVERARHSSEMEKALEAERARQASEIERVLEGERARYKLQMDEVLAAQSQIMSRFSQMESLWRQSVSVPGVSHDNIVPDKNSAHHMNVSSVDS, from the exons ATGACCATTATGGACCCGCACAAGGCATGGGAGATCCCCGTGGGAAAGAGGGTCGTGATGGATTATAATCCAGGCTGGCAACCCGTAGGATTTAGCGCCAATAAATTTAGACGGCAAACCGGGAAGCTAATAAGGAGCGGAAACTATGTGCATTTACGAGACGATTGGGCGCAT GTGGACTTTTACATCCCACCAAATTATgatttacaaaaagtaaaacgagatGCGTTTCGGGATATAGGTTTAAAGCTCAAGAATTGGAGACACAGCACAAAAGTTAAATTAGGCATTCAACGGGGCGATACTCCTGAGATGGTACGAGCAAGAGTAGGGGCAAGAAGACTCTCCAACTATCGCCCTGAGGACGTGGATGCGTTGTTGAATAAATGGTGTGACGAAGAGTATCAG gagtatgCTGACCATATGAAGCAATTACGAGCATTGCAAAATACTCCTCATTGCACGGGGACCAAAAACTATGCGAGGTTGTCACACGAAGAA ACTGTCAAGGATGGCACTCCTCCTACGCGAGCACAAGCGTACATAAAAACTCACACGAAGAAGGATGGAAGCTATCCAAATGATATAGTAAAAGAGAGATGT GAAAGGATGGTGATGCTAATGCCAACCGACTCTGCCGAATCGTCAAGCGTAACACAAGGAATGGTACGTTGGAGACATGACGATGCGTATGCCCAGGAGCTTGGCAACAAGCCGGAGTACGCCGGCAGAGTTAGGCAGGTTGGACCAAATATTTGGCCTGTGCGAGGGTCCATACGCTCTTACCATACACCATCACAGCCGCATTCACAAAATCAAGGGCACGCCGTCTTTTTGCAAGAAATGTTTGTTTCTGAGATGGAGAGTGCACTCGAGGTTGAGAGGGCACGACACAGTTCTGAGATGGAGAAAGCACTCGAGGCTGAGCGGGCAAGACAAGCTTCTGAGATCGAGAGAGTACTTGAGGGTGAGCGGGCACGATACAAGTTACAAATGGATGAGGTGTTGGCAGCACAATCTCAGATTATGTCCCGTTTTAGCCAAATGGAGTCATTGTGGCGCCAATCAGTATCCGTGCCTGGAGTCTCTCATGATAATATAGTTCCAGACAAAAATTCTGCACATCATATGAATGTGTCATCTGTTGATAGCTga
- the LOC133882619 gene encoding uncharacterized protein At5g49945-like, whose protein sequence is MHFPDQHPGTHKKMLLFKFALANANNMDEMVQLVALVPHYIDLIGRYRLSSQARSKTEGTRVKAAQEAYKELQNVRQEALQKKKAEKKKMMEEAEAKLGAEAIRNKGSKRGRSADEEGNAKSKDDPCPLIP, encoded by the exons ATGCATTTCCCCGATCAACACCCGGGCACACACAAGAAGATGCTCTTGTTCAAGTTTGCCCTCGCAAATGCCAATAACATGGATGAAATGGTTCAATTGGTGGCTCTTGTACCTCATTATATCGACTTGATTGGGCGATACAGACTCAGTTCTCAG GCTCGATCCAAAACAGAAGGAACCAGAGTAAAGGCTGCTCAAGAGGCATATAAAGAACTTCAAAATGTCAGGCAAGAAGCTTTGCAGAAAAAGAAGgcagagaagaaaaagatgatggAGGAGGCCGAGGCAAAGCTTGGTGCAGAGGCTATTCGCAATAAAGGAAGCAAAAGAGGGCGCTCGGCAGATGAAGAAGGGAATGCCAAAAGTAAAGATGACCCGTGCCCACTAATTC